One window of Brachybacterium ginsengisoli genomic DNA carries:
- the rplW gene encoding 50S ribosomal protein L23: MSALNKDPRDILLAPVVSEKSYGLMDEGKYTFLVAADANKTEIKIAVEKVFDVKVTSVNTINRQGKSRRTRFGTGKRKDTKRAIVTLNDGAIDIFGGSVA; this comes from the coding sequence GTGAGCGCGCTGAACAAGGACCCCCGCGACATCCTGCTGGCCCCGGTCGTCTCCGAGAAGAGCTACGGGCTGATGGACGAGGGCAAGTACACCTTCCTGGTGGCTGCCGACGCCAACAAGACCGAGATCAAGATCGCCGTCGAGAAGGTCTTCGACGTCAAGGTCACCTCGGTCAACACGATCAACCGTCAGGGCAAGTCGCGCCGCACGCGCTTCGGGACCGGCAAGCGCAAGGACACCAAGCGCGCCATCGTCACCCTGAACGACGGAGCCATCGACATCTTCGGAGGGTCGGTCGCCTGA
- the rplD gene encoding 50S ribosomal protein L4, sunset domain variant, with amino-acid sequence MAANLTVDVLDPAGKKSGSVELPASIFDVQTNVPLIHQVVVAQQAAGRQGTHKAKTRAEVRGGGKKPWKQKGTGRARQGSLRAPQFAGGGVVHGPVPRDYSQRTPKKMKAAALRGALSDRARNGRVHVISSLLEGDVASTKAARLTLANVSDRRHLLVVVRRDDDLGALSSRNLPSTHVLYADQVNTYDVMLSDDVVFTAGALEDFVAQATLALPTSGFAAAKTAAAAPAAAEAPFGEGSAAPLADGSAPAGFDIKGNQDSMKFHTPDSPWYGRTKAEVWFASEEAAKAAGFVNAVKESASSDEEAAK; translated from the coding sequence ATGGCAGCGAACCTGACTGTCGACGTGCTCGATCCGGCCGGTAAGAAGTCCGGCTCCGTCGAGCTGCCTGCGTCGATCTTCGACGTGCAGACCAATGTGCCCCTGATCCACCAGGTGGTCGTCGCCCAGCAGGCGGCAGGCCGCCAGGGCACCCACAAGGCCAAGACTCGCGCCGAGGTGCGCGGTGGCGGCAAGAAGCCCTGGAAGCAGAAGGGCACCGGTCGTGCCCGTCAGGGCTCCCTGCGCGCACCGCAGTTCGCCGGCGGTGGCGTCGTCCACGGCCCCGTCCCGCGCGACTACAGCCAGCGCACCCCGAAGAAGATGAAGGCCGCCGCCCTGCGCGGAGCCCTCTCCGATCGGGCACGCAACGGCCGCGTCCACGTCATCTCCTCGCTCCTCGAGGGCGACGTGGCGTCGACCAAGGCCGCGCGTCTCACCCTCGCGAACGTCTCCGATCGCCGTCACCTGCTGGTGGTCGTGCGTCGCGATGACGACCTGGGCGCGCTCAGCTCGCGCAACCTGCCTTCCACCCATGTCCTGTACGCCGATCAGGTGAACACCTACGACGTCATGCTCTCCGACGACGTGGTCTTCACCGCCGGTGCGCTCGAGGACTTCGTGGCCCAGGCGACCCTGGCCCTGCCCACCTCCGGCTTCGCTGCGGCGAAGACCGCGGCTGCCGCTCCGGCCGCAGCCGAGGCCCCCTTTGGTGAGGGATCGGCGGCCCCGCTGGCCGACGGCTCCGCACCCGCGGGCTTCGACATCAAGGGCAACCAGGACTCGATGAAGTTCCACACCCCGGACTCCCCGTGGTACGGCCGCACCAAGGCCGAGGTCTGGTTCGCGAGCGAGGAGGCCGCCAAGGCCGCCGGGTTCGTGAACGCCGTCAAGGAGTCCGCCTCGTCCGATGAGGAGGCCGCCAAGTGA
- the rpsC gene encoding 30S ribosomal protein S3, with protein MGQKVNPNGFRLGITTEHSSRWFADSSKEGQRYRDYVKEDVAIRKLMSNGMERAGISKVEIERTRDRVRVDLHTARPGIVIGRRGAEAERLRGELEKLTGKQIQLNILEVKNPEADSQLVAQGIAEQLAARVSFRRAMRKGMQSAQRAGAKGIRVAVSGRLGGAEMSRNEFYREGRVPLHTLRANIDYGFYEARTAFGRIGVKVWIYKGDVTAKELAAQQAASQGPRSGGRGPRAERPRGRRNERNATARRGDNAEQSAAPAAAPAEQAAAPAQQPGTEA; from the coding sequence ATGGGCCAGAAGGTCAATCCGAACGGGTTCCGTCTCGGGATCACCACGGAGCACAGCAGCCGGTGGTTCGCCGATTCCTCCAAGGAGGGTCAGCGCTACCGCGACTACGTGAAGGAAGACGTCGCGATCCGCAAGCTCATGTCGAACGGCATGGAGCGGGCCGGCATCTCCAAGGTCGAGATCGAGCGCACCCGAGATCGCGTCCGCGTCGATCTCCACACCGCCCGCCCGGGCATCGTCATCGGGCGTCGCGGCGCGGAGGCCGAGCGCCTTCGCGGTGAGCTCGAGAAGCTCACCGGCAAGCAGATCCAGCTGAACATCCTCGAGGTCAAGAACCCCGAGGCTGACTCCCAGCTGGTCGCACAGGGCATCGCCGAGCAGCTCGCCGCCCGTGTCTCCTTCCGTCGTGCGATGCGCAAGGGCATGCAGTCCGCGCAGCGCGCCGGCGCGAAGGGCATCCGAGTGGCCGTCTCCGGCCGCCTCGGCGGCGCCGAGATGAGCCGTAACGAGTTCTACCGCGAGGGGCGCGTGCCGCTGCACACCCTCCGCGCGAACATCGACTACGGCTTCTACGAGGCCCGCACCGCCTTCGGCCGCATCGGCGTGAAGGTGTGGATCTACAAGGGCGACGTCACCGCCAAGGAGCTCGCGGCCCAGCAGGCCGCCTCGCAGGGTCCCCGCTCCGGCGGACGCGGCCCGCGTGCCGAGCGCCCGCGCGGCCGTCGTAACGAGCGCAACGCCACCGCGCGTCGTGGGGACAACGCCGAGCAGTCCGCTGCTCCGGCCGCGGCTCCCGCCGAGCAGGCCGCCGCTCCCGCACAGCAGCCCGGAACGGAGGCCTGA
- the rplC gene encoding 50S ribosomal protein L3: MSNELTGQKAAPVSGVLGTKLGMTQVWDENGKLVPVTVVQTGANVVTQIRSVETDGYDAVQIAYGQIDPRKVSQPLKGHFEKAGVTPRRHLVELRTVNAAEYALGQEIDASIFEAGQKVDVVGTSKGKGTAGVMKRHGFSGVGASHGAHRNHRKPGSIGGASTPGRVFKGQRMAGRMGNDRTSVQNLTVHAVDVEKGLVLVKGAVPGAKGGLVLVRSAVKSPAKEA; this comes from the coding sequence ATGAGCAACGAACTGACCGGCCAGAAGGCCGCTCCGGTGTCCGGCGTGCTCGGCACCAAGCTCGGCATGACCCAGGTCTGGGACGAGAATGGAAAGCTCGTCCCCGTGACCGTCGTGCAGACCGGTGCGAACGTCGTCACCCAGATCCGCTCCGTCGAGACCGACGGATACGACGCGGTGCAGATCGCCTACGGGCAGATCGATCCCCGCAAGGTCTCCCAGCCGCTGAAGGGCCACTTCGAGAAGGCCGGCGTGACCCCGCGCCGTCACCTCGTCGAGCTGCGCACCGTCAACGCCGCTGAGTACGCCCTCGGCCAGGAGATCGACGCGTCGATCTTCGAGGCCGGCCAGAAGGTCGACGTCGTCGGCACCTCGAAGGGCAAGGGCACCGCGGGCGTCATGAAGCGCCACGGTTTCTCCGGTGTCGGCGCCTCGCACGGTGCGCACCGCAACCACCGCAAGCCCGGTTCCATCGGTGGCGCCTCCACCCCCGGTCGCGTGTTCAAGGGTCAGCGCATGGCTGGCCGCATGGGCAACGACCGCACCAGTGTCCAGAACCTGACCGTTCACGCGGTCGACGTCGAGAAGGGCCTCGTGCTCGTCAAGGGTGCCGTCCCCGGCGCCAAGGGCGGCCTCGTGCTCGTCCGCTCGGCTGTCAAGAGCCCCGCGAAGGAGGCCTGA
- the rplV gene encoding 50S ribosomal protein L22: MEAKAQVRYLRMSPMKARRVVDLIRGKSTAEALDILRFAPQAASEPVLKLVESAIANARVKADQAGERFDERDLAVSAAFVDEGPTMKRFQPRAQGRAFQIKKRTSHVTVVVAPVNK; the protein is encoded by the coding sequence ATGGAAGCCAAGGCGCAGGTGCGGTACCTCCGCATGTCGCCCATGAAGGCTCGCCGCGTTGTGGACCTGATTCGTGGCAAGAGCACGGCCGAGGCCCTGGACATCCTGCGGTTCGCACCGCAGGCCGCCAGCGAGCCCGTCCTCAAGCTCGTCGAGTCCGCGATCGCCAACGCGCGGGTGAAGGCAGATCAGGCAGGGGAGCGCTTCGATGAGCGCGACCTGGCCGTCTCCGCCGCATTCGTCGATGAGGGCCCGACCATGAAGCGGTTCCAGCCGCGTGCACAGGGTCGAGCCTTCCAGATCAAGAAGCGCACCAGCCACGTCACCGTGGTGGTCGCTCCCGTGAACAAGTAA
- the rplB gene encoding 50S ribosomal protein L2: MAIRKSKPTTPGRRGSSGADFVEVTRSTPEKSLVRPLSKTGGRNNNGRITSRHRGGGHKRAYRVIDFRRHDKDGVKAKVAHIEYDPNRTARIALLHYLDGEKRYILAPAKLRQGDFIENGPGADIKPGNNLPLRNIPLGTVIHAIELRPGGGAKIARSAGASVQLVAKEGPYAQLRMPSGEIRNVDARCRATIGEVGNAEQSNINWGKAGRMRWKGKRPHVRGVVMNPIDHPHGGGEGRTSGGRHPVSPWGQPEGRTRRPGKESDKLIVRRRRTGKKR, encoded by the coding sequence ATGGCAATTCGTAAGAGCAAGCCGACCACGCCCGGTCGTCGTGGCTCGAGTGGCGCCGACTTCGTCGAGGTCACCCGGTCGACGCCGGAGAAGTCGCTGGTCCGTCCGCTGTCCAAGACCGGCGGTCGCAACAACAACGGTCGCATCACGTCCCGTCACCGGGGCGGCGGCCACAAGCGCGCCTACCGCGTGATCGACTTCCGTCGTCACGACAAGGACGGCGTCAAGGCGAAGGTCGCTCACATCGAGTACGACCCCAACCGCACCGCGCGCATCGCGCTGCTGCACTACCTGGACGGCGAGAAGCGCTACATCCTCGCGCCGGCCAAGCTGCGTCAGGGCGATTTCATCGAGAACGGCCCGGGCGCTGACATCAAGCCCGGCAACAACCTGCCGCTCCGCAACATCCCCCTGGGCACCGTGATCCACGCGATCGAGCTGCGCCCCGGTGGCGGTGCGAAGATCGCTCGCAGCGCCGGCGCCTCCGTGCAGCTGGTCGCCAAGGAAGGACCGTACGCGCAGCTGCGCATGCCGTCCGGCGAGATCCGCAACGTCGATGCCCGCTGCCGCGCCACCATCGGCGAGGTTGGCAACGCCGAGCAGTCCAACATCAACTGGGGCAAGGCCGGCCGCATGCGCTGGAAGGGCAAGCGCCCGCATGTGCGTGGTGTGGTCATGAACCCCATCGATCACCCGCACGGTGGCGGCGAGGGCCGTACCTCCGGTGGTCGTCATCCGGTGTCGCCCTGGGGTCAGCCCGAGGGCCGTACCCGTCGACCGGGCAAGGAGAGCGACAAGCTCATCGTGCGCCGTCGCCGGACCGGCAAGAAGCGCTGA
- the rpsS gene encoding 30S ribosomal protein S19, translated as MPRSIAKGPFVDDHLQKKVDVQNEKGTKNLIKTWSRRSVITPDFLGHTFAVHDGRKHVSVFVTESMVGHKLGEFAPTRTFKGHEKDDKKGRRR; from the coding sequence ATGCCTCGCAGTATCGCCAAGGGCCCCTTCGTGGACGATCACCTTCAGAAGAAGGTGGACGTCCAGAACGAGAAGGGCACCAAGAACCTCATCAAGACCTGGTCGCGTCGTTCGGTCATCACCCCGGACTTCCTCGGCCACACCTTCGCAGTGCACGACGGTCGCAAGCACGTCTCGGTGTTCGTCACCGAGTCGATGGTCGGCCACAAGCTCGGCGAGTTCGCTCCCACGCGGACTTTCAAGGGCCACGAGAAGGACGACAAGAAGGGCCGCCGCCGCTGA